In one Arachis duranensis cultivar V14167 chromosome 9, aradu.V14167.gnm2.J7QH, whole genome shotgun sequence genomic region, the following are encoded:
- the LOC107466945 gene encoding 2-hydroxyisoflavanone dehydratase: MASSTTTKEIDRELPPLLRVYKDGTVERFLGSSYVPPSPQDPDTGVSSKDIVISENPLISARLYLPKLENHHQKLPILVYFHGGAFCLESAFSFLHQRYLNIIASQAKVLVASIEYRLAPEHPLPAAYEDGWYALNWISSNKSEPWLMNHGDFNRFYIGGDTSGANIAHYALLRVDQLPNQVKISGAVLAFPLFWSSKPILNEPVEGHEESSAMQVWKFVYPDAPGGIDNPLINPLAPGAASLKELGCPKILIFVAGKDELRDRGIWYCDAVKKSGWNGDVELIEVEGEEHCFQIYHPQTHNSNNMISRIASFLV, encoded by the exons ATGGCTTCTTCAACCACCACCAAGGAGATAGACAGAGAGCTTCCACCTCTTCTGAGAGTTTACAAGGATGGAACCGTTGAACGCTTTCTTGGCTCTTCGTATGTGCCACCTTCACCACAAGACCCAGACACTGGAGTTTCATCCAAAGACATCGTCATATCAGAGAACCCTTTAATCTCTGCAAGGCTTTACCTTCCAAAACTTGAAAACCATCACCAGAAGCTTCCAATCTTGGTCTACTTCCACGGCGGCGCGTTTTGCCTCGAATCCGCATTCTCCTTCCTCCACCAACGCTACCTCAACATCATAGCTTCACAAGCAAAGGTTCTCGTAGCTTCCATAGAGTACAGGCTCGCACCAGAACACCCTCTTCCTGCTGCATATGAAGATG GATGGTATGCATTGAATTGGATCAGTTCCAACAAGAGCGAGCCATGGTTGATGAATCATGGAGATTTCAACAGATTCTACATAGGAGGTGACACTTCGGGTGCAAACATAGCACACTACGCATTGCTCCGCGTTGACCAGTTACCGAACCAAGTCAAAATCTCAGGGGCAGTGCTTGCTTTTCCATTGTTCTGGAGTTCAAAGCCGATTCTGAACGAACCAGTTGAAGGACATGAAGAGAGCTCAGCAATGCAGGTGTGGAAATTCGTGTACCCTGATGCACCGGGTGGTATTGACAACCCACTGATAAATCCATTGGCACCTGGTGCAGCGAGCTTGAAGGAGCTTGGGTGCCCTAAAATTCTGATCTTTGTTGCTGGGAAAGATGAGCTTAGGGACAGAGGGATTTGGTACTGTGATGCTGTGAAGAAGAGTGGGTGGAATGGTGACGTGGAACTTATTGAAGTTGAAGGAGAGGAACACTGTTTTCAGATCTATCATCCTCAAACTCATAACTCCAACAACATGATTAGTCGCATAGCCTCTTTCCTTGTTTGA
- the LOC107467008 gene encoding LOW QUALITY PROTEIN: uncharacterized protein LOC107467008 (The sequence of the model RefSeq protein was modified relative to this genomic sequence to represent the inferred CDS: inserted 1 base in 1 codon; deleted 2 bases in 1 codon; substituted 2 bases at 2 genomic stop codons), with amino-acid sequence MGKKNKRRDEDAESPQLNPNDGNGDDSDNAKNLKKKKKNKKNEKPKERATVSIAVPASIIDNVPTLDLATRLAGQIARAATIFCIDEVVVFDNNGEPNRDPMMENSDDESGAAFLIRILRYLETPQYLRKALFPMHNSLRFVGLLPPLDPPHHLRKHEWGPYREGVTINGNSNSTGTLVDVGLAKHVVVDQLLEPGRRVTVAMGAERNLDSDLPRQVVSSSKPREEGEYWGYQVRYARNIYRDXGGYDYIIGTSEHGQIIKSHELEIPSFRHLLIAFGGLAGLEESIEEDDNLKGKNAGDAFNVYLNTCPHQGSRTIRTEEAILISSILPRTNXXSIAELNIVASRIHVA; translated from the exons atggggaagaagaataagagaagagacgAAGACGCCGAATCTCCTCAGCTCAACCCTAACGATGGAAATGGTGACGACTCTGACAATGCGAAGAAtctcaagaagaagaagaagaataagaagaacgAGAAACCAAAAGAGAGGGCCACAGTGAGCATAGCTGTGCCTGCTTCCATCATTGACAACGTTCCAACCCTTGACCTCGCCACTCGG CTGGCTGGTCAAATCGCTCGTGCTGCAACTATTTTCTGTATCGACGAG GTTGTTGTGTTTGATAATAATGGGGAGCCAAATAGGGACCCCATGATGGAGAATTCAGATGATGAAAGTGGTGCAGCTTTTCTCATCCGAATCCTGCGGTATCTTGAGACACCTCAGTATCTGAGGAAGGCTTTGTTCCCTATGCATAACAGCCTCAGATTTGTG GGCCTGTTGCCACCCCTTGATCCCCCGCACCATTTGCGCAAACATGAGTGGGGTCCATATAGGGAAG GTGTCACAATAAATGGTAATTCAAACTCAACGGGAACACTAGTTGATGTTGGTTTagctaag CATGTTGTAGTTGACCAACTACTGGAACCAGGAAGAAGAGTCACGGTAGCCATGGGTGCCGAGCGCAATTTGGATTCTG ATTTACCACGCCAGGTTGTGTCGTCATCCAAGCCCAGGGAAGAAGGTGAATATTGGGGATATCAAGTGCGCTATGCACGTAATATTTATCGTG AGGGTGGCTATGATTATATAATAGGTACCTCTGAGCATGGTCAAATTATTAAGTCGCATGAGCTTGAAATACCTTCTTTCAG ACATTTGTTGATTGCCTTTGGTGGATTAGCTGGGCTGGAAGAGAGTATTGAAGAAGATGATAACTTGAAG GGGAAAAATGCAGGGGATGCATTTAATGTATACTTAAATACGTGTCCACATCAGGGAAGTAGGACAATTCGAACTGAG GAAGCAATTCTTATC TCTTCAATACTTCCAAGAACCAATTAGTAGAGCATTGCAGAGTTAAATATTGTGGCGTCTAGAATTCATGTAGCGTGA
- the LOC107466939 gene encoding probable ATP-dependent DNA helicase CHR12 → MVMAPFKEEQPQPPPIDHATTLICALNFLSRDLPLPPHLLSSVSTIYHSHPSSQNQLQDDIGNSSENLITDLEGALFRQRSSGSELERARESRYQNRIQHRLNELEGLPSTRGEDLQTKCLLELYGLKLRELHSKVRSDVSSEYWLNVKCAYPDRQLFDWGMMRLQRPPYGVGDPFAMDADDQIRKKRDAERLSRLEEEEKTHIETRKRKFFAEILNTVREFQLQIQAAVKRRKQRNDGIQAWHGRQRQRATRAEKLRFQALKADDQEAYMRMVKESKNERLTTLLEETNKLLVNLGAAVQRQKDSKHSDGIEPLEDSEVDLPESDASKNEKESPLDEEMDMIDSDHNGDTSDLLEGQRQYNSAIHSIQEKVTEQPSILQGGELRPYQIEGLQWMLSLFNNNLNGILADEMGLGKTIQTISLIAHLMEHKGVTGPHLIVAPKAVLPNWMNEFSTWVPSITTILYDGRLDERKAMKDDLLGERKFNVLLTHYDLIMRDKAILKKIHWIYLIVDEGHRLKNHESALARTLEAGYHIQRRLLLTGTPIQNSLQELWSLLNFLLPNIFNSVQNFEDWFNAPFADRVDVSLTDEEQLLIIRRLHQVIRPFILRRKKDEVEKFLPSKSQVILKCDMSAWQKVYYQQVTDVGRVGLDNGSGKSKSLQNLTMQLRKCCNHPYLFVGDYDMYNRKEEIVRASGKFELLDRLLPKLRRAGHRVLLFSQMTRLMDILEIYLRLHDFKYLRLDGSTKTEERGTLLRKFNAPDSPYFMFLLSTRAGGLGLNLQTADTVIIFDSDWNPQMDQQAEDRAHRIGQKKEVRVFVLVSVGSIEEVILERAKQKMGIDAKVIQAGLFNTTSTAQDRREMLEEIMRRGTSSLGTDVPSEREINRLAARSDEEFWLFEKMDEERRLKENYRSRLMDEHELPDWVYSPLHNKDEKLKDFNNGSATGKRKRKEVVYADTLSDLQWMKAVENGEDLSRLSVRGKRRDHLSSDNAAQASDNSGAEERFLELRAESVHMANDRTSEDSFHVTPASKKPKLEGANSHRHAYEDVKGSGLNQHVLSWNTHRKKRSSYGQSSSSDTKGQSSNGRASW, encoded by the exons ATGGTTATGGCTCCATTCAAGGAGGAGCAGCCTCAGCCACCGCCCATCGACCACGCCACCACCCTCATCTGTGCTCTTAACTTCCTCTCCCGTGATCTCCCTCTCCCTCCCCACCTCCTCAGTTCTGTTTCTACCATCTATCACTCTCACCCTTCTTCGCAGAACCAGCTCCAA GATGATATAGGGAATTCTAGTGAAAATTTAATTACGGACCTTGAAGGTGCATTGTTTAGGCAACGCTCTTCGGGTTCAGAATTGGAGAGAGCAAGGGAAAGCCGTTATCAAAATCGGATACAGCATCGATTAAATGAACTTGAAG GATTGCCTTCAACAAGGGGAGAGGATTTGCAAACAAAGTGCCTGCTTGAACTTTATGGTCTAaag CTACGAGAGTTGCATTCAAAGGTTCGGTCTGATGTGAGTTCTGAGTACTGGCTGAATGTTAAATGTGCATACCCCGATAGGCAATTGTTTGATTGGGGCATGATGAGGTTGCAGCGTCCGCCATATGGTGTTGGAGATCCCTTTGCCATGGATGCTGATGatcaaataaggaaaaaaagggATGCTGAG AGACTATCGAGATTAGAAGAGGAGGAAAAAACTCATATAGaaactagaaaaagaaaattttttgcaGAAATACTCAATACCGTCCGTGAGTTTCAATTGCAAATTCAAGCTGCTGTGAAGCGGAGAAAACAGAGGAATGATGGTATTCAG GCATGGCATGGAAGGCAAAGGCAACGTGCCACACGGGCTGAGAAATTAAGGTTCCAAGCATTAAAAGCTGATGATCAAGAAGCTTACATGAGAATGGTGAAGGAGAGTAAGAATGAAAGATTAACCACGCTTCTTGAAGAAACCAATAAACTACTAGTAAATTTAGGAGCTGCTGTTCAACGTCAAAAGGACTCCAAACATTCAGATGGTATAGAACCCTTGGAAGATTCTGAAGTTGATTTACCTGAGTCAGACGCttctaagaatgaaaaggaatcACCTCTTGATGAAGAGATGGATATGATAGATTCTGATCATAATGGTGACACTAGTGATTTACTCGAGGGTCAGCGGCAATACAATTCTGCCATACATTCGATTCAAGAAAAG GTTACTGAGCAACCATCTATTCTTCAAGGTGGAGAATTAAGACCATATCAAATAGAAGGGCTCCAGTGGatgctttctttgtttaatAACAACTTAAACGGAATTTTGGCTGATGAAATGGGTCTTGGGAAGACAATACAAACAATTTCGTTAATAGCACATCTTATGGAGCACAAGGGTGTTACTGGTCCCCATTTGATTGTTGCTCCAAAGGCTGTTCTGCCAAATTGGATGAATGAATTCTCAACATGGGTTCCAAG CATAACAACTATTCTTTATGATGGACGGTTGGATGAGAGGAAAGCAATGAAGGATGATTTGTTAGGGGAGAGGAAATTTAATGTTCTGCTAACACACTATGATCTTATAATGAGAGATAAAGCAATTCTCAAGAAAATTCACTGGATCTACCTGATTGTGGATGAAGGACATCGGTTGAAGAATCATGAATCTGCTCTAGCAAGGACACTGGAAGCCGG CTATCACATTCAACGCAGACTCCTGTTAACTGGCACCCCAATTCAAAACAGCTTGCAGGAGTTGTGGTCCCTGCTTAATTTTCTCCTTCCAAACATTTTCAACTCTGTTCAGAATTTCGAGGACTGGTTTAATGCCCCTTTTGCTGATCGAGTTGATGTCTCTTTAACAGATGAAGAACAACTTTTGATTATTCGACGTCTACATCAA GTAATAAGGCCCTTCAtattaagaagaaaaaaggatGAGGTGGAAAAATTTCTTCCCTCGAAATCTCAGGTCATACTCAAATGTGATATGTCAGCCTGGCAGAAAGTATATTATCAACAAGTCACTGACGTAGGCAGAGTTGGCTTAGACAATG GTTCTGGAAAATCAAAGAGCTTGCAGAACTTAACAATGCAACTCAGAAAGTGTTGCAACCATCCATACCTCTTTGTGGGAGATTATGATATGTATAACCGTAAGGAGGAGATTGTCAGAGCATCAGGTAAGTTTGAACTTCTTGACCGTTTGCTCCCAAAACTTCGCAGAGCAGGCCACAGAGTCCTCCTTTTTTCACAAATGACTAGACTCATGGATATTCTCGAGATTTATTTGAGACTTCATGATTTTAAGTATCTAAGACTTGATGGCTCGACAAAAACGGAGGAAAGAGGCACTTTATTACGAAAATTCAATGCTCCTGACTCCCCATACTTCATGTTTCTCTTGAGCACCCGTGCTGGAGGTCTTGGTTTGAACTTGCAAACGGCAGATACTGTTATAATATTTGACAGTGATTGGAACCCCCAAATGGATCAACAAGCAGAGGATCGAGCACATCGCATTGGTCAAAAGAAAGAAGTTAGAGTTTTCGTGTTGGTTAGTGTAGGATCAATTGAAGAGGTGATTTTAGAGCGTGCAAAACAAAAGATGGGCATTGATGCAAAAGTCATCCAGGCAGGACTTTTCAACACAACTTCGACAG CTCAGGACAGAAGAGAAATGCTAGAGGAGATTATGCGTAGAGGTACAAGTTCACTTGGGACAGATGTACCTAGTGAGAGAGAAATTAACCGCCTCGCAGCCCGATCAGATGAGGAATTTTGGCTATTTGAAAAAATGGATGAAGAGAGAAGACTAAAGGAAAATTACAGATCTCGTTTAATGGACGAGCATGAATTGCCAGATTGGGTGTACTCTCCCCTTCATAACAAGGATGAAAAGCTCAAAGATTTCAACAATGGCAGTGCTACTGGAAAGcgtaaaagaaaagaagttgtTTATGCAGATACATTAAGTGATCTTCAATGGATGAAGGCCGTGGAGAACGGAGAAGATCTATCAAGGCTTTCAGTAAGGGGGAAGAGAAGAGACCACCTCTCATCTGACAACGCAGCACAAGCCAGCGACAATTCAGGGGCCGAAGAAAGGTTCTTGGAACTCCGCGCTGAGAGTGTCCACATGGCAAATGACAGAACAAGTGAAGATAGTTTCCATGTGACCCCTGCCTCAAAGAAACCCAAGCTTGAAGGCGCAAATTCCCATAGGCATGCATACGAGGATGTCAAAGGAAGTGGCTTGAACCAGCATGTGTTATCATGGAACACTCACAGAAAGAAGAGATCAAGTTATGGTCAGAGTTCATCATCTGATACCAAAGGACAGAGTTCAAATGGAAGAGCTAGCTGGTAA
- the LOC107466942 gene encoding RAN GTPase-activating protein 2, whose product MELNSPQRPFSIKLWPPSQNTRQTLVERMANNLTTKSVFTQRYGNLDKEEAQENAKRIEDVAFATANQHYEQEPDGDGGSAVQLYAKECSKLLLEVLKRGPGLNGKEEVVASDNTSAPAEAVFDISKGKRAFIEPDEAEELLRPLKEPENSFTKICFSNWSFGLGAAQVAQPILSSIKHQLKDVDLSDFIAGRPEAEALDVMNIFSTALEGAALRSLNLSDNALGEKGVRAFGALLKSQNHLEELYLMNDGISEEAAQAICELIPSTEKLKVLHFHNNMTGDEGALAIAEIVKRSPSLEDFRCSSTRIGAEGGVALSNALGNCIHLRKLDLRDNMFGVEGGISLSKALTRHAELREIYLSYLNLEDDGAIAIINALKESAPYLEVLEMSGNDITAEAVPAIGACLEAKIFLARLNLSENELEDEGAIQVSKALEGHFHLKEVDLSSNKISRVGAQQLALTLVQKANFQLLFINGNIISTEGVEELKDIFKTSLDMLGPLDENDPDGIDSDEESDEEGGDIELESKMKSLAVN is encoded by the coding sequence ATGGAGCTGAATTCGCCGCAGAGACCGTTTTCAATCAAATTGTGGCCACCTAGTCAGAACACTAGACAGACACTTGTGGAGAGGATGGCCAACAATCTGACAACGAAATCTGTTTTCACACAAAGGTACGGAAATTTGGACAAGGAAGAAGCTCAAGAGAATGCAAAAAGAATTGAGGATGTGGCTTTTGCAACAGCAAATCAACACTACGAGCAGGAGCCCGATGGTGATGGAGGTTCTGCAGTCCAGCTTTATGCCAAAGAATGTAGTAAGCTCCTCTTAGAAGTTCTCAAAAGAGGGCCGGGTCTAAATGGTAAAGAAGAAGTGGTAGCATCTGATAATACCTCTGCACCTGCTGAAGCTGTATTTGATATATCCAAAGGCAAAAGGGCctttattgaacctgatgagGCCGAGGAACTACTAAGGCCGTTAAAGGAGCCAGAAAATTCTTTCACCAAAATATGCTTCAGCAACTGGAGTTTTGGACTAGGAGCAGCACAAGTTGCCCAGCCCATTCTCAGTTCCATCAAGCACCAGTTGAAAGATGTAGATCTATCGGATTTTATTGCTGGAAGACCAGAAGCTGAAGCTCTTGATGTCATGAATATATTCTCAACTGCACTAGAGGGTGCTGCCCTAAGGTCTTTAAACCTCTCTGACAACGCTTTAGGGGAGAAAGGTGTTAGAGCATTTGGAGCACTATTGAAGTCGCAAAACCACTTGGAGGAGCTTTATCTAATGAATGATGGAATCTCAGAGGAAGCTGCTCAAGCAATTTGTGAATTGATTCCTTCTACTGAGAAGCTCAAAGTTCTTCATTTCCATAATAATATGACCGGAGATGAAGGGGCATTAGCTATTGCTGAGATTGTGAAGCGTTCTCCTTCCTTGGAGGATTTTCGTTGTTCCTCCACAAGGATAGGTGCTGAAGGTGGAGTTGCCCTGTCCAATGCTTTAGGAAATTGTATCCATCTGAGGAAGCTTGATTTGCGAGATAACATGTTTGGAGTAGAGGGTGGTATTTCTTTGAGTAAAGCTCTTACAAGGCATGCAGAATTGAGAGAGATATACCTGAGCTACCTCAACTTAGAAGATGATGGTGCAATTGCTATAATCAATGCTCTTAAGGAATCAGCACCTTACCTTGAAGTTCTGGAGATGAGTGGAAATGACATTACAGCCGAAGCTGTTCCTGCAATAGGAGCATGCCTAGAAGCAAAGATCTTCCTTGCCAGGTTGAACCTCTCCGAGAATGAACTCGAGGACGAAGGTGCCATCCAGGTAAGCAAGGCTTTAGAAGGCCACTTTCACTTAAAGGAAGTTGATCTGAGTAGCAACAAAATATCGAGGGTGGGGGCTCAACAGTTGGCTCTGACTCTGGTGCAAAAGGCAAATTTCCAACTTCTATTCATCAATGGAAACATCATTTCCACTGAAGGGGTTGAAGAGTTGAAGGACATATTCAAAACTTCTCTGGACATGCTTGGTCCATTAGATGAAAATGACCCTGATGGAATAGACAGCGATGAAGAATCTGATGAAGAGGGTGGTGATATTGAACTGGAATCGAAAATGAAGAGTCTTGCAGTTAATTAA